A single window of Nicotiana tomentosiformis chromosome 1, ASM39032v3, whole genome shotgun sequence DNA harbors:
- the LOC138907048 gene encoding uncharacterized protein: MRFSELACHAVWLVPTERVKIRRFINGLNHQFHFVMTLGNVAGAKFDEVVDNVGRLEMVRTQEREEREAKRSRGPGNSSGVLSGGQSYHSRGRLYRPAQMAHPAHRSASASHGSYSARQSQSSLSALPAQSSYRAPLVQGSSLPGSSGSYSSFRGPPQYLMSLFEKGCFECGYLGHLKRNCPRFSEGPTQ, from the coding sequence atgcgattttcAGAATTAGcttgtcatgcagtttggttggttcccactgagagggtaaagatcaggaggttcattaatggcctcaaccatcagttccattttgttatgactctggggaatgtagcaggtgctaaattcgatgaggtggttgacaaTGTTGGACGGCTAGAGATGGTCCGtactcaggagcgtgaggagagggaggccaagaggtctcgtggtccGGGTAATTCTAGCGGTGTTCTTTCTGGAGGACAGTCCTATCACAGTAGGGGTCGtctttataggcccgctcagatggctcatccAGCTCATCGTAGCGCATCAGCtagtcatggttcatacagtgctcgacagagtcagtcttctcttagtgcacttccagctcaAAGTTCATATCGTGCACCattagttcagggttcatctttaccaggttcttctggtagttattctagtTTTAGAGGACCACCTCAGTACTTAATGTCATTgttcgagaagggttgttttgagtgtggatatTTGGGTCATTTGAAGAGGAATTGTCCCCGCTTTTCGGAAGGTCCAACTCAGTAA